From one Flavobacterium sp. N502536 genomic stretch:
- a CDS encoding SusD/RagB family nutrient-binding outer membrane lipoprotein has protein sequence MKNIKITITALMALFLFQSCSEDKMDEINKNVNNPADMATRLIITDVMVNSAFTVTGADASFYAGVYSELSAGNHNQMYNAQVRRADPQLSSTYNNGWNNSYRQLRELNIIIDKCTVGEEKGNFQTLGIAQVLKAYNLAILTDLFGDVPYTESGKPGEIFQPKVDKQEAIYLDIFKNLNEGIANLKKTSTYANLLLQDPIYGGDSARWIKAANGLLARYTMRLSLRKADYQGVINYANASFTTADDELKLVSKGVPNPFARFELNRGALSVAKSFYDIMAANGPADARTASFFTKKAGVFRPFDNSKEDVEAQGRYSISALMSEANATYLLSYHELLFLKAEAQARLGLPEAQTTMNAAIKAAYAKKTAVAFTPAQADTYTASIGALTGNALLKKIMVEKHISFYENEGIESYNDIRRLQAMGNGDFIPLVNPKPELFPQRFAYGQSDVASNSNIKDLYGDGSYVYKEKVWWAGGTR, from the coding sequence ATGAAAAATATAAAAATAACAATAACAGCTTTAATGGCTTTATTCTTATTCCAATCTTGTTCTGAGGACAAAATGGACGAAATAAATAAGAATGTGAACAATCCGGCAGATATGGCTACCCGCTTAATCATCACGGATGTCATGGTCAATTCTGCCTTCACAGTAACAGGTGCTGATGCCTCATTTTATGCTGGTGTATATTCTGAATTAAGCGCAGGAAATCACAACCAAATGTATAATGCTCAGGTTAGAAGAGCAGATCCACAATTATCTTCAACTTACAATAATGGCTGGAACAACAGTTACAGACAACTAAGAGAACTAAATATCATTATTGATAAATGTACGGTTGGAGAAGAAAAAGGAAACTTCCAGACATTAGGTATTGCTCAAGTACTAAAAGCTTATAACTTAGCTATTCTTACAGATCTTTTTGGAGATGTTCCTTACACAGAATCTGGAAAACCGGGAGAAATCTTTCAACCAAAAGTTGACAAACAAGAGGCAATTTATTTAGACATCTTTAAAAACCTAAATGAAGGTATTGCTAATCTGAAGAAAACATCAACATATGCAAATTTACTTCTTCAGGATCCTATTTATGGTGGAGATTCAGCTAGATGGATAAAAGCAGCTAATGGATTACTAGCAAGATACACTATGAGGTTATCGCTTAGAAAAGCAGATTATCAAGGTGTAATAAACTACGCAAATGCTTCTTTCACCACTGCTGATGACGAACTTAAACTTGTAAGCAAAGGTGTTCCAAATCCATTCGCCCGATTCGAATTAAACAGAGGAGCTTTGTCTGTAGCTAAAAGTTTTTACGACATTATGGCTGCTAACGGGCCAGCAGATGCTCGTACAGCTTCATTCTTTACAAAAAAGGCTGGTGTATTCCGTCCATTTGACAATTCAAAAGAAGATGTCGAAGCTCAAGGTAGATATTCTATCTCAGCTCTTATGAGTGAAGCAAACGCGACATACTTATTAAGCTATCATGAATTATTATTCCTGAAAGCTGAAGCTCAAGCAAGATTAGGTTTACCTGAAGCACAAACTACAATGAATGCAGCTATTAAAGCAGCTTATGCTAAAAAAACAGCTGTAGCGTTTACACCAGCTCAGGCAGATACTTACACTGCTTCTATTGGAGCATTAACAGGTAATGCATTGTTGAAAAAAATCATGGTAGAAAAACATATTTCTTTCTACGAAAATGAAGGTATTGAATCTTACAACGATATTAGACGTTTACAAGCAATGGGCAATGGAGACTTTATTCCTTTGGTAAATCCAAAACCTGAATTGTTCCCACAAAGATTTGCTTACGGTCAATCTGATGTAGCTTCGAATTCAAACATTAAGGATCTATACGGAGACGGTTCTTATGTATACAAAGAAAAAGTTTGGTGGGCTGGAGGTACTAGATAA
- a CDS encoding TonB-dependent receptor plug domain-containing protein — protein sequence MVKGTKTGTQTDFDGKYSIKASSNQVLVFSYIGMKTQEVAATSSAINVKLLDGAAQQLESVVVTAFGIKRNPKKLGYSVSEVKAEQITQNSEPDLSRALAGKVAGVNVNTSTGVAGAANQITIRGVNSLTGNTDPLIIVDGIAYSNVSVTSTSQITGGGGYESALSSLDPNDIESINVLKSTAAAALYGSRAMNGVIVVTTKSGASKPNKNQKLNVNVGMGTYFETIANLPDYQNTYGSGANFQYSNANGSWGPRFDSLATIPTWPTLLAAYPDQFGPTVPYVAKPNNVKDLFRTGTVLDKTIGFNYAGQDGTFNATISDLRQDGYIPYNSYDRTSMSAGGNFKLSKKFTVGANLAYSKTKQVGGFFGENQFAGSSSSFARTLFLARNWDLNLPYVDP from the coding sequence TTGGTTAAAGGAACCAAAACAGGAACGCAAACTGACTTTGATGGTAAATACTCTATCAAAGCTTCTTCAAACCAGGTTTTAGTATTTAGCTACATTGGGATGAAAACCCAAGAAGTAGCTGCTACTTCTTCTGCAATTAATGTAAAATTATTAGATGGTGCAGCACAACAATTAGAGAGTGTTGTGGTAACGGCTTTCGGGATTAAACGTAATCCGAAAAAACTGGGGTATTCTGTAAGTGAAGTAAAAGCGGAACAAATTACCCAAAACTCAGAACCAGATTTATCAAGAGCTCTTGCCGGAAAAGTGGCTGGGGTTAACGTTAATACATCCACTGGGGTTGCCGGAGCTGCAAACCAAATCACGATTAGAGGGGTTAACTCATTAACGGGTAATACAGATCCTTTAATTATCGTTGACGGTATTGCCTACAGCAATGTATCGGTAACTTCTACGAGCCAGATCACTGGAGGTGGTGGATACGAATCAGCTTTGTCTTCATTAGATCCAAATGATATCGAAAGCATCAACGTACTTAAAAGTACAGCAGCAGCTGCACTTTATGGTTCAAGAGCAATGAACGGTGTAATCGTTGTAACCACAAAATCTGGTGCATCTAAACCAAACAAAAATCAAAAATTAAATGTAAATGTTGGAATGGGTACCTACTTTGAAACTATTGCCAACTTACCAGATTATCAAAACACTTATGGTTCAGGAGCCAACTTCCAATATTCAAATGCAAATGGTTCTTGGGGACCTCGCTTTGATTCATTAGCTACAATTCCTACATGGCCAACGCTTTTAGCTGCTTATCCTGATCAATTTGGTCCAACAGTTCCTTATGTTGCAAAACCAAATAACGTAAAAGACTTATTCAGAACAGGAACAGTATTAGACAAAACAATTGGTTTTAACTACGCTGGACAAGACGGAACTTTTAATGCAACTATTTCAGATTTACGTCAGGATGGTTACATCCCTTACAACTCTTACGACAGAACATCAATGTCTGCAGGTGGAAATTTCAAATTAAGCAAAAAATTCACTGTTGGAGCAAACTTAGCTTACTCAAAAACAAAACAAGTAGGAGGTTTCTTTGGAGAAAACCAATTTGCAGGATCATCTTCTTCATTTGCCAGAACTTTGTTCTTAGCGAGAAACTGGGATTTAAATCTTCCTTATGTTGACCCGTAA
- a CDS encoding TonB-dependent receptor, which yields MTPNGTQFDHPLWSWQHDQIVTNTDRIVAGINLNYVLNDNISASYRAGINKYSLNRIQVRDLASRANNGLGNLLSDNYVNQDIESTFLLNFNYELNESFKLATIVGNNVLQNEYTRVANEGREFIVPNIFTFKNVKSIASLTDERAMKRNVGVFADVTLSYKDYLFLNATARNDWSSSLPKNRNSYFYPSVSASAVLTDALNIQSEVLTFAKLRASFAKVGRDVPAEFLKISYDQGQAYNGLPRIGNNTFLGDQDVRPEFSEEFEIGTDLEFFRKRIAVDLSLYSKTTKDLITPVTVASSTGFTELNTNAGSIRNRGIELGLTLVPIKSKDFTWSLLTNFTKNENEVLTLKEGLDRIQLNANQIAYAIPGQPFGVFYGTRFARDANGNYLINRSGGAVIQDPSLGVIGDPNAKFRVSFANTFIYKAWSLRTQFDWKQGGDISSSTIEQLLGRGVTRDTEDREKTYIIPGYYGNNDGTPILDANGNQIPNTTQLSMNELYFSPAGGSTFGINSVDEATIYDGTVFRLREINLTYDVPSKILEKTPFGRISLSFIANNLWYFAPNVPKYTNFDPETTSYGNSTLQGIETSAAPTAKRWGFKINLTF from the coding sequence GTGACTCCAAACGGAACTCAATTCGACCACCCACTTTGGTCTTGGCAACACGATCAAATCGTTACTAATACGGATAGAATTGTTGCAGGTATTAACTTAAACTACGTTCTTAACGACAACATTTCAGCATCTTACAGAGCGGGTATCAACAAATATTCATTAAACAGAATACAAGTTCGTGATTTAGCTTCAAGAGCAAACAACGGATTAGGTAACTTACTTAGCGATAACTATGTAAATCAAGATATTGAATCTACATTCTTATTGAACTTTAATTACGAATTAAATGAAAGCTTTAAATTAGCTACCATTGTTGGTAATAACGTTCTACAAAATGAATACACAAGAGTTGCAAATGAAGGAAGAGAATTCATTGTACCAAACATCTTTACTTTCAAAAACGTTAAAAGTATCGCCAGTTTAACTGATGAGCGCGCTATGAAAAGAAATGTAGGTGTATTTGCCGATGTAACTTTATCTTATAAAGATTATTTATTCTTAAATGCTACAGCGAGAAATGACTGGAGTTCTTCATTACCAAAAAACAGAAACTCTTATTTCTACCCATCTGTTAGTGCCTCTGCAGTTTTAACTGATGCATTGAACATCCAAAGCGAAGTTTTAACTTTTGCTAAATTAAGAGCCAGTTTCGCGAAAGTTGGTAGAGATGTACCAGCAGAATTCTTAAAAATATCTTACGATCAAGGACAAGCTTACAACGGTCTTCCTAGAATCGGAAACAATACTTTCTTAGGAGATCAGGACGTAAGACCTGAATTTTCAGAAGAATTTGAAATCGGTACAGATTTAGAATTTTTCAGAAAAAGAATTGCAGTAGACTTAAGTTTATACTCTAAAACAACAAAAGATCTAATTACTCCGGTAACTGTAGCATCTTCAACTGGATTTACAGAGTTAAACACTAATGCAGGTTCTATCAGAAACAGAGGTATTGAGCTTGGATTAACATTAGTACCTATTAAATCTAAAGACTTTACATGGTCGTTATTAACAAACTTCACTAAAAACGAAAATGAGGTATTAACCTTAAAAGAAGGTTTAGACAGAATTCAGCTTAATGCAAATCAAATTGCTTATGCAATTCCAGGACAACCATTTGGTGTATTCTACGGAACAAGATTTGCTCGTGATGCTAATGGAAATTATTTAATCAACAGATCTGGAGGAGCAGTTATTCAAGATCCTTCACTTGGAGTTATTGGAGATCCAAATGCTAAATTCAGAGTAAGTTTTGCGAATACCTTTATTTACAAAGCATGGAGTTTAAGAACTCAGTTTGACTGGAAACAAGGAGGAGATATCTCTTCTTCTACTATCGAACAATTATTAGGAAGAGGTGTAACCAGAGATACTGAAGACAGAGAAAAAACATATATCATTCCAGGTTACTATGGAAATAATGACGGAACTCCAATCTTAGATGCTAACGGAAACCAAATTCCAAATACAACACAATTAAGCATGAATGAGCTTTACTTCTCACCTGCAGGAGGAAGTACTTTCGGAATCAATTCTGTTGATGAAGCAACAATCTATGACGGAACCGTATTTAGATTAAGAGAAATAAACTTGACTTATGATGTACCAAGTAAAATTTTGGAAAAAACTCCATTTGGAAGAATTAGTTTAAGTTTTATCGCAAACAACCTTTGGTATTTTGCTCCAAACGTTCCTAAGTACACCAATTTTGATCCTGAAACGACAAGCTACGGTAATTCAACATTACAAGGTATAGAAACTTCAGCTGCTCCGACTGCAAAAAGATGGGGTTTCAAAATTAATTTAACATTTTAA
- a CDS encoding SusD/RagB family nutrient-binding outer membrane lipoprotein, whose amino-acid sequence MKLYNSIKNNKTALVLLSLTTFFSSCSNYLDVDKDTDDPTVAPLNYLLTQIQSDIAEIGEFNLNTGDILAVYTHQMTAREEEDQYGVKVDNIPMNNDWNAVYLSLTNLETLIEQSTKSGDLVYLGIAQMQKAYIMAYAVDMWGDVPYSEATKLTTGNLAPKFDNQKEIYASIFKLIDLAKVNLKSNAGLKKPGGDDIFYGGSNTKWIKFANTFKLKLYNQTRLTSDFDQAGFNALIAEDNFFSSNADDFQFARFNIISPTNERNRLFIESYESTQFGSYQSPWMYEILKGVNPNIHNGNPDPRMKYYYYNQLKPNQFPPDQGNTTTGNPGADYWDKSTGFVSIRFGSTGPDRDKSAENTFTYPGIFPSGGRYDDGQGGSVSTLAAKSGTGIAPHRILTYDEFLYIQAELIQTGKLAGNAATKLQQAVTASFAKVDQVVAKSQSPQLATIPVLTGSTAVNNFITKVIAEFNAGDAAKKLEIIMTQKWVGTFGDPADQYIDYRRTGFPVLANPLSTTKEYQLNNNDAFPLNDSQTVLNNPFQVSWYWPQSELNSNASAPAQKNPGTYKIFWDL is encoded by the coding sequence ATGAAATTATATAATTCTATAAAAAATAATAAAACTGCTCTGGTTTTATTATCTCTCACTACTTTTTTCAGTAGCTGCAGTAATTATTTAGATGTTGATAAAGATACTGATGACCCAACGGTTGCTCCATTGAATTATTTACTAACTCAAATCCAAAGCGATATTGCTGAAATAGGTGAATTCAATTTAAACACAGGTGATATCCTTGCGGTTTACACGCACCAGATGACAGCCAGAGAGGAAGAAGATCAGTACGGAGTAAAAGTCGATAATATTCCTATGAATAATGACTGGAACGCAGTTTACCTGAGTCTGACTAATCTTGAAACCCTAATAGAACAATCTACTAAATCTGGAGATTTAGTATACTTGGGTATTGCTCAAATGCAAAAAGCGTATATCATGGCATATGCCGTAGACATGTGGGGAGATGTTCCGTACAGCGAAGCGACTAAATTAACTACTGGTAACCTTGCGCCTAAATTTGACAATCAAAAAGAAATCTATGCAAGTATTTTTAAATTAATCGATCTTGCAAAAGTGAACTTAAAAAGTAATGCCGGTTTAAAAAAACCAGGTGGTGATGATATATTCTATGGTGGAAGTAACACTAAATGGATAAAATTTGCCAATACTTTTAAACTAAAATTATACAATCAAACACGATTAACTTCTGATTTTGATCAGGCAGGATTTAACGCTTTAATAGCTGAAGACAACTTCTTCTCTTCTAATGCTGATGATTTCCAATTTGCACGTTTCAATATAATTTCGCCAACAAACGAAAGAAACAGGTTGTTTATCGAATCTTATGAAAGTACACAATTTGGATCTTACCAAAGTCCATGGATGTATGAAATCCTGAAGGGAGTAAACCCTAATATTCATAACGGGAACCCAGATCCTAGAATGAAATATTACTACTACAACCAATTAAAACCAAACCAATTCCCACCTGACCAAGGAAACACTACAACAGGAAATCCTGGTGCAGATTATTGGGATAAATCAACTGGTTTTGTTAGTATCCGATTTGGGAGTACAGGTCCTGACAGAGATAAAAGTGCAGAGAACACTTTTACCTATCCTGGTATCTTCCCTTCTGGTGGTAGATATGATGACGGACAAGGTGGTTCAGTTTCAACTTTAGCTGCAAAATCAGGAACAGGTATAGCACCACACAGAATATTAACTTATGATGAATTTTTATACATTCAGGCAGAGTTAATACAAACAGGAAAACTAGCTGGAAATGCTGCTACAAAACTTCAACAAGCTGTTACAGCAAGTTTTGCTAAAGTTGACCAGGTAGTAGCTAAAAGCCAATCGCCTCAGCTTGCAACAATTCCTGTTCTTACAGGTTCTACTGCAGTGAATAACTTCATTACAAAAGTAATAGCTGAATTTAATGCAGGCGATGCTGCAAAAAAATTAGAGATTATTATGACTCAGAAATGGGTAGGTACTTTTGGAGATCCTGCTGATCAATACATTGATTACAGAAGAACTGGTTTCCCTGTATTAGCAAACCCGCTAAGTACTACAAAAGAATATCAGCTGAACAACAATGATGCTTTTCCTCTAAATGATTCACAAACTGTATTAAATAACCCTTTCCAAGTATCATGGTACTGGCCACAATCAGAATTAAATTCTAATGCAAGTGCTCCGGCTCAGAAAAACCCAGGTACTTACAAAATCTTTTGGGATCTTTAA
- a CDS encoding rhomboid family intramembrane serine protease, whose translation MNDNHFKFTTSVIGLPVFFVLFLWIVYWVQIRFDFDFYQYGVYPRDFLGLQGVLFSPFIHENLSHLYNNSIPLLVLLAALQFFYPKQSFAVVAYGILFSGLITWIIGRENFHIGASGLIYVLVSFIFFKGIQTGYYRLVALSLSVILLYGGMIWYVFPEVDKTISWEGHLAGFITGFAMSLIYKTPEYAKPIVYEWQKPGFNPEEDPFMKHFDENGNFVNTEIVEEEPEELMTYFNSDVPVNYILTNSETKEDR comes from the coding sequence ATGAACGACAACCACTTTAAATTTACGACTTCAGTTATAGGACTTCCGGTTTTTTTTGTTCTTTTTTTGTGGATTGTGTACTGGGTGCAGATCCGCTTTGACTTTGATTTTTATCAATATGGTGTTTATCCCAGGGATTTTTTAGGTCTGCAAGGTGTCTTGTTCAGTCCTTTTATTCATGAAAATTTAAGTCATTTATACAACAACTCTATTCCGCTGCTGGTATTATTAGCAGCATTACAGTTTTTTTATCCCAAACAATCCTTTGCAGTTGTTGCCTATGGTATTTTATTTTCGGGATTGATAACGTGGATTATCGGCCGTGAAAATTTTCATATTGGGGCGAGCGGATTGATTTATGTTTTGGTCAGTTTTATTTTCTTTAAAGGAATTCAAACAGGGTATTATCGATTGGTCGCGCTTTCGTTATCTGTTATTTTGCTTTATGGCGGAATGATTTGGTACGTGTTTCCGGAGGTAGATAAAACCATTTCCTGGGAAGGACATTTGGCAGGTTTTATTACAGGATTTGCTATGTCTTTAATTTATAAAACTCCGGAGTACGCAAAACCTATTGTGTATGAATGGCAGAAACCGGGTTTTAATCCTGAAGAAGATCCCTTTATGAAACATTTTGATGAAAATGGAAATTTCGTAAATACAGAGATCGTAGAAGAAGAACCGGAGGAATTAATGACTTATTTTAATTCAGATGTTCCGGTTAATTATATTTTGACTAATTCTGAGACAAAGGAGGATAGGTAA
- a CDS encoding YjjG family noncanonical pyrimidine nucleotidase — protein MNTTITDVFFDLDHTLWDFDKNSEMAFDRIFKSKYPEIQTQDFIEKYAPINQQCWKLYQNDKITHLELRYNRLKFSFDALNYVISDESINEIANDYIEFLTDNNHLFEGAIEVLEYLKPKYRLHIITNGFANVQDKKINNAALSGYFETITNSELAGVKKPNSIIFDYAINIAKASKESSVMIGDCLDADVNGALNAGLDAIFFNEKRIEAPQNIKQVNHLLELKKYL, from the coding sequence ATGAATACCACTATTACCGATGTCTTTTTTGACTTAGACCACACACTTTGGGATTTTGACAAGAACTCAGAAATGGCTTTTGATCGAATTTTTAAAAGTAAATATCCCGAAATTCAAACACAGGATTTTATTGAAAAGTATGCTCCGATCAATCAGCAATGCTGGAAATTGTATCAAAACGATAAAATAACACATCTGGAGCTGCGTTACAATAGATTGAAGTTTTCTTTTGATGCTTTAAATTATGTCATTTCAGATGAAAGCATCAATGAAATTGCCAATGATTATATTGAGTTTTTAACCGATAACAATCACCTTTTCGAAGGAGCGATTGAAGTTTTAGAGTATCTGAAACCAAAATACAGACTGCACATTATCACCAACGGTTTTGCAAATGTTCAGGATAAGAAAATTAATAATGCGGCACTTTCGGGTTATTTTGAAACCATAACAAATTCTGAACTGGCAGGTGTTAAAAAACCAAATAGTATTATCTTTGATTATGCGATAAACATTGCAAAAGCTTCGAAAGAAAGTAGCGTTATGATCGGTGATTGTCTGGATGCCGATGTCAATGGAGCATTAAATGCTGGTCTGGACGCTATTTTTTTTAATGAAAAAAGAATTGAAGCTCCGCAAAATATCAAACAAGTAAACCATTTATTAGAACTTAAAAAATATTTATAA
- the radC gene encoding RadC family protein — protein MRASLKVVKTTSETPDFLATYFSIRDWSEEDRPREKLILKGKEALSDAELIALLIRSGSRNESAVHLSRKILLSVDNLNALGKLSITQLLKYKGIGEAKAIAIIAALELGRRRRSEDVAEFAKITSSKTVFDIMQPLIGELPHEEFWVLFLNNSNKVISKSQLSKGGITGATVDVRIVFKLALEIGATGLILCHNHPSGSLQPSEADKMLTKKIKLAGDSLDVKVLDHLIITETKYYSFVDQGIL, from the coding sequence ATGAGAGCAAGTTTAAAAGTTGTAAAAACAACAAGTGAAACCCCGGATTTTTTGGCAACTTATTTTTCTATAAGAGATTGGTCTGAAGAAGATCGTCCTCGCGAGAAGTTGATCCTTAAAGGTAAAGAAGCCTTGAGTGATGCCGAATTAATTGCACTGTTAATTCGCTCAGGTAGTCGAAATGAATCGGCAGTACATCTGAGTCGAAAGATTCTATTGAGTGTTGATAATCTCAATGCTTTAGGCAAACTATCAATTACGCAGTTGTTAAAATACAAAGGAATAGGAGAGGCTAAGGCTATTGCAATTATTGCTGCTCTGGAGTTAGGGCGCCGTCGAAGATCGGAGGATGTAGCTGAGTTTGCTAAAATCACTTCCAGCAAAACGGTTTTTGATATTATGCAGCCCCTAATCGGAGAATTGCCACACGAAGAATTTTGGGTGCTTTTTCTGAATAATTCGAATAAAGTAATTTCTAAATCCCAGTTAAGTAAAGGTGGAATTACCGGGGCCACTGTCGATGTGCGTATTGTTTTTAAATTAGCGCTTGAAATCGGGGCTACCGGTTTGATTTTGTGTCACAATCATCCATCGGGAAGTTTGCAGCCCAGTGAGGCAGACAAAATGCTTACAAAAAAAATAAAGTTAGCCGGTGACAGCTTAGATGTTAAAGTTTTGGATCATTTGATTATAACTGAAACAAAATATTATAGTTTTGTAGATCAAGGAATTTTATAA
- a CDS encoding DUF1287 domain-containing protein has protein sequence MKIISAFPLFFLLLSCNQKEGKTAVAESLPLGTAKTFPEKLSNAALLIIDPSIDYDPAYFSITYPNGDIPSNKGVCTDVVIRSYRKLNIDLQKEVHEDMAANFSVYPSLQKWGLTSTDTNIDHRRVPNLSVFFERKGKKLPVTQNANDYKTGEIVTWLINNKLDHIGIVTSKKSADGKRNLIVHNIGSGQVLEDCLFQYKITGHYTYWK, from the coding sequence ATGAAAATAATAAGTGCTTTTCCCCTCTTCTTTCTTCTACTCTCCTGTAATCAAAAAGAGGGTAAAACTGCTGTTGCAGAAAGCTTACCATTAGGTACTGCAAAAACTTTCCCCGAAAAATTATCTAATGCGGCATTACTAATTATTGATCCCTCCATAGATTACGACCCTGCTTACTTTTCAATAACTTATCCTAATGGGGATATCCCTTCAAACAAAGGAGTCTGCACTGATGTTGTAATTCGATCTTATCGAAAATTAAATATTGACTTACAGAAAGAAGTGCATGAAGATATGGCTGCCAATTTCTCTGTTTATCCGTCTTTACAAAAATGGGGACTGACTTCTACCGACACTAATATAGACCATCGCAGAGTTCCTAATTTGTCCGTCTTCTTTGAAAGAAAAGGAAAAAAACTTCCTGTAACTCAAAATGCAAATGATTATAAAACAGGCGAAATTGTTACCTGGCTAATTAATAACAAACTGGACCATATTGGAATTGTCACATCCAAAAAATCAGCAGACGGCAAACGAAACTTAATTGTACATAACATTGGCAGCGGACAAGTTCTTGAGGACTGTCTGTTTCAGTATAAAATTACCGGACATTATACCTATTGGAAATAA
- a CDS encoding UDP-N-acetylmuramate--L-alanine ligase yields MKTHFIAIGGSAMHNLALALHNKGYQVTGSDDAIFEPSKSRLEKKGILPAELGWFPEKITADIDAIILGMHAKADNPELLKAQELGLKIYSYPEFLYEQSKNKTRVVIGGSHGKTTITSMILHVMHYHNIEVDYMVGAQLEGFDTMVHLTEENDFMVLEGDEYLSSPIDRRPKFHLYQPNIALISGIAWDHINVFPTYENYVEQFEIFIGKITNGGILVYNENDPEVKRVAEAATNPIRKLAYSTPKYTVSDGVTLLETPEGDMPIEVFGAHNLNNLAGAKWICQNMGVDEADFYEAIASFKGASKRLEKIAEGKGKVAYKDFAHSPSKVAATTKAVKEQYPNRTLIACLELHTYSSLNAAFLKEYEGALEYADVAVVFYSPDAVKIKQLEEVTYEQIASSFNREDLIIYTNPAEFKEYLFNLNLENSALLLMSSGNYGGLNFDDVKELIN; encoded by the coding sequence ATGAAAACACATTTCATCGCCATAGGCGGAAGCGCCATGCACAATTTAGCACTTGCATTGCACAATAAAGGATATCAGGTTACAGGAAGTGATGATGCTATTTTTGAACCTTCAAAATCAAGATTGGAAAAAAAGGGAATCTTACCGGCTGAACTGGGTTGGTTTCCTGAAAAAATCACTGCCGATATTGATGCCATAATCCTCGGAATGCATGCAAAAGCAGATAATCCGGAGTTGCTAAAAGCGCAGGAATTAGGTTTGAAAATTTATTCTTATCCGGAATTTTTGTACGAGCAGTCTAAGAATAAAACCCGTGTGGTAATAGGAGGTTCTCATGGAAAAACTACAATAACTTCGATGATTTTGCACGTAATGCATTATCATAATATCGAAGTAGATTATATGGTTGGAGCGCAGTTAGAAGGTTTTGATACGATGGTGCATCTTACCGAAGAGAATGATTTTATGGTTTTGGAAGGGGATGAGTATCTGTCTTCTCCAATAGACAGACGTCCTAAATTTCATTTGTACCAACCCAATATTGCTTTGATTTCCGGAATTGCCTGGGATCATATCAATGTGTTTCCAACATATGAGAACTATGTTGAGCAATTCGAAATTTTTATCGGGAAAATTACTAATGGAGGTATTTTGGTGTACAACGAAAATGATCCGGAAGTAAAACGTGTTGCAGAAGCCGCTACAAACCCAATTCGAAAATTAGCCTATTCCACTCCCAAGTATACCGTAAGTGATGGAGTAACTTTATTAGAAACTCCTGAAGGCGATATGCCAATTGAAGTTTTTGGGGCGCATAATCTAAACAATCTGGCCGGAGCCAAATGGATTTGCCAGAATATGGGCGTTGATGAAGCAGACTTCTATGAAGCAATTGCCAGTTTTAAAGGAGCTTCAAAACGATTGGAAAAAATTGCGGAAGGAAAAGGGAAAGTAGCGTATAAAGATTTTGCACACTCTCCAAGTAAAGTAGCTGCAACGACAAAAGCCGTAAAAGAGCAATATCCGAACAGAACTTTAATAGCTTGTCTGGAATTGCATACCTATAGCAGTTTAAATGCAGCCTTTCTAAAAGAATACGAAGGAGCCCTTGAGTATGCAGATGTCGCAGTGGTATTCTATTCGCCGGATGCCGTAAAAATTAAACAATTGGAAGAAGTAACTTATGAGCAAATTGCAAGTTCTTTTAATCGCGAAGATTTAATTATTTACACAAATCCTGCTGAGTTCAAAGAATACCTGTTCAATTTGAATCTTGAAAATTCGGCATTATTACTGATGAGTTCCGGAAACTACGGAGGGTTGAATTTTGATGATGTAAAAGAGTTGATTAATTAG